In Vicia villosa cultivar HV-30 ecotype Madison, WI linkage group LG7, Vvil1.0, whole genome shotgun sequence, the DNA window TCGAATCCACAACTTATCTGATTTCATATGGAGATTCCAAAGCAACTTCAGGATTGTAGCTTTGTTCCAATCACTAAGAGTAGTCATATTTAATCCACCTGCATTATTGGGAAGACAGATTTTATCCCAAGCCACAAGGGCTTTTCTTCCCACAGCTTTGCCATACCAGAGAAAGTTTTTGCATATCACTTCAATTCTCTGAATAACTTTCTTGGGGAGGGGGAAAGCTTGCATCCAGTACCCTGCTATGGACATCAAAGTGCTCTTGACAAGCTGCTTCCTACCTGCATAGCTAAGCAGACTAGCTGACCAGTGTTGAATTTTCTCAAGCATTCTATCAATAATAGGCTGACATTGATTGATAGTGAGCTTTCTAGTGGATAAAGGGACCCCCAAGTATTTGAATGGTAGTTTACCAACACCAAAATTGATTGCAGTAGCAATGTCATGCTGCATCTGATCATTCAGCCCaccaaagtatattttacatTTTGTTGGATTTGCCCTTAAACCAGTAGCTTCAGAGAATTGATGGAACTTATCCATCATATGCCTAATAGAATTCACATCACCTCTTGCAAATAATAACAAGTCATCTGCAAAGCATATACTAGTAATTCCTAGTCTAGCACATCTTGGATGGAATTTAAAACCAGCATCCTATTTGAGAGTACCAAGATGCCTATGTAAATATTCCATGACTAGAGTAAAAAGAAGAGGTGAGATTGGGTCACCTTGTCTCAACCCTCTTTTTGCTTGGAGAATCTTGCTCATTTGCCCATTTACTAAGTATCTGTATGAGACTCCTCTAACCATGATCATGATCCACCTAACAAACTGATTTGGGAAATTCATTTCCTTCATTATTTGCTCCAGAGAATCCCACTCCACAGTATCATAAGCTTTTTGTAAGTCAGTTTGAATAGTATGCCTGGGTGATAGATGTTTCCCATTGTACCCTCTTAGTAATTCAAAAGCCAGTATGATGTTATCATGAGTTGTTTTACCAGGAAGGAAAGCAGTCTGGCTATCATCAACAACTGAGTTAATCACTTTGTTTAATCTTTTTGTGAGGACTTTGGAGATAATTTTGTACAAGGTGGTACAGCATGCTATAGGCCTCATATCTTTCATGGATTTAGCCTCTTTAGTCTTGGGGATCAGAGTCACAAGGGCACAATTCAGAGCCCTGTACATCCTGTTATTCACAAAGAAGTCTTGCACTACCTTCATAACATCACTTTTAATAACTGTCCAGCTGGCCTTATAAAACTTAGCATTATAGACATCCACCCCTAGTGCTTTAGAGTCCCCCATACTTCTGATGGCCTGCCAAATTTCAGCTTCAGTCACAGGGCCAATAAGACTATCCTGTTGCTCTCTACTTAATTGAGCACCTCCTCTCAAGCTACAAATATCCACCTGGTTTCTTTGTATAGCAGTTTGACCAATCAGCTTTGAATAGAAAGATATCACCTCCATCTTAATGTCTTTCTGGTCAGTTAGCCTATTACCTTAATCATCTTCTAGTTCCTTGATCTGGATTTTCTTGTTTTTAGATTTAAGATTTGCATAAAAATATGCATTATTTCCATCACCCAGTTTAACCCAATCACACTTGACCTTCTGTTGCAAAATCTTCTCTTCTAGTTCAGAACTCTTCAGCACTTCATCAGTCCAGTACTTAATAGTTTGGCACAGGGTTTGATTCATCTGATCAGAAGCTAGCAGTGTTTGGGCTTTATCCAGTTGCTCTCTACTCATTTTCAGATTTCTGATCCCCTCAGTCATTTTCCAGGTCAATCCTTTCATGCTATACTGTAACTTATGTAGGTTCTTCCAAAATTGCTCCAGTGGATTGCCTAAATCAAGATGAATCCAGTTTGCCCTTAAAACTTGAAGGAAATTAGCATGGCCAGCTATACAATTAAGGAATTTAAATCTATGCTTGATTTTCTCTACTGTTTGAAGACTATCCAATTTGATTCTCAAAGGGGCATGGTCAGAGATATTAGGATTGAGCACCCCAACCATACTATTAGGGAACATTCTGTACCAGTCAGCATTAACAAGAGCCCTATCAATTCTAGAACTAATAGGGTTAGCAAGCTGCTTGTTTGACCAAGTGAACCAAGCTCTTATAGTTTCATGTTCTGAAAGATTACTATTAGCCAACATATCCTCCATATCAATATACTCAGCCAGATGTACATCATTACCACCAATTCTATCATCTACTTTCAGAATGTTGTTAAAGTCACCTACAACCATCCAAGGGCCCTGAATATGAACACTGATTCTAATGAGGTCCTGCCATAGGTTCCTCCTATTATTAAGCTGATTGTGAGCATACACTATGGTGAGGTGATGAGATAGATTGCCAGCCTTAGTATATACAGCACTGTGTACTAATTGATCAGTTTTCTCACTAGGGATTATACTCCAAATGTTAGGATCCCATGCTAGCCAGATCCTCCCATTCATATGATGATCATAGTTATCAATGAAATCCCAGTTAAACCCCAGTCTCTTCCTAATAGTTTCACTATTATTAGCATTGACCCTAGTTTCAAGCAATGCTAGACAACTAACCTGTAGTTTCTTGAGGTGGACTCCAACCTCCAGGCATCTAGCAGTTTTATTGAGTCCTCTCACGTTCCAGCAAATCATGTAACACCCTCAATCTGAGAGCTCTCTCCTACCAGAAGTCCATCAAATCCATTTCTGATTTCAACACTTACTTCTGCAGGTTCCTTTCCTTTCCTACCTTTGCTCTGGATAGTTGTCCATGGTCCTTCTACAACCTTCACTTGGTCTGCAGGTTTGCTCACTTCATCTGAACTTTTAGTTTCCTCTGGTGGCTTCTTCTGCTCCCATACACGTTGTGGCTCTTTCTTTTTCTTAACTCCATCCTCCTTTTGTTTACACTCATGTCCAACTTTGTTACAACTTTTGCAAAATGGTGGTCTCCATTCATACTCCACCTGTTGGATCATTTTCTCACCTTGTGGATTCCTGATCGTGATATGTTGTCGTAGTTCCTGTGTAACATCCACTTCAATGAGAACGCGTGCATATGACACCCTAAGCTTCTTTGCTGTACACTCATCCGTCATGATTGGCTTTCCTATGGCACTAGCAATTTTGCCAATGCTCTGATCCCCCCAACAATACAATGGCAATTGAGGGAACATCACCCAAATAGGTAACACCCTCAATACATCTTCCTGCAGTGTGAACTTCGGGTTCCATTCATGGAGCAAAATAGGTTTCTTGAAGATAGAATACGGCCCTCTCATTAATACAGCATCCCTATCAGCTTTATCCTTGAAGCAAATAATGAAGTATCCCACTTCATTATAATACAGATCTGGTAGTGTCACGAAGTTCCATGTTGTAGTCATGAATTTCTTGACTGCATTCATCAAAAGCTCATTTCCAATAGCATACATAATCAGGGCATTTTTCCAGAATTCCATCTCTGATGCTACATCATTTTCCTCAAGTTGAACTTCAATATCTCCGTTTATTATGAGTGGCGCCGTGTATGAGAGTTCACTCCCGTTCGAAGGGAGTCTATTTCCTTTAATCACATCCACCCACAGCTTTGGAGTCTGGTCAGCATCTTTCTCAATCTCCTCGTGTTTGCCCTCAATGTTCGGTACCTCCTTTATCGTTTCCATTGTTTTCACCCCATTTCCAGATTTGCTCGTAGTTCCTATAGTTCCATGTCCATTGGGATTGGAGTTGACGAGAAAACTCTCACACTCGTTGGTGGAGTCATCGCCGCCTTTTTCTCCGGCCGGCCACGCCCCATGTCCAATCCAAAGGATAGTCCCAAACCTAAATCCCCTCTGCCGTGGTCCCTAACCCTAAGGTTAGGAATTTAAACCAACACCAACGGTTCGCCGTGTCTGCTTCTACCCTTTACCTTCTGTACGCTCGTCGCCGGAAAAATTCAAACGTCGGAAATCGCCAATCGTCAATCGGAAATCGCCAGAGCCCTTACTTCCTATTTCaaacatttaatatatatatatatatatatatatatatatatatatatatatatatattcttttcttttttaaagtaaaaataattgaaaatagcgttttattgcatttcatgcattttcAGCGCCTCAGGCGTCTTTTTGAATCATTCAACTGtcttaaaaataaaagtttagtTCTATAGGCAGACCGGTAAAAATGATTCGACACAAGACGTAAAATTGACAAGCAAAATTTTTCGAGTT includes these proteins:
- the LOC131619107 gene encoding uncharacterized protein LOC131619107; this encodes MICWNVRGLNKTARCLEVGVHLKKLQVSCLALLETRVNANNSETIRKRLGFNWDFIDNYDHHMNGRIWLAWDPNIWSIIPSEKTDQLVHSAVYTKAGNLSHHLTIVYAHNQLNNRRNLWQDLIRISVHIQGPWMVVGDFNNILKVDDRIGGNDVHLAEYIDMEDMLANSNLSEHETIRAWFTWSNKQLANPISSRIDRALVNADWYRMFPNSMVGVLNPNISDHAPLRIKLDSLQTVEKIKHRFKFLNCIAGHANFLQVLRANWIHLDLGNPLEQFWKNLHKLQYSMKGLTWKMTEGIRNLKMSREQLDKAQTLLASDQMNQTLCQTIKYWTDEVLKSSELEEKILQQKVKCDWVKLGDGNNAYFYANLKSKNKKIQIKELEDD